Within the Leisingera thetidis genome, the region AGCGCCTGATACCAGCGGGAGACCTCCCAGACCGGAACCTCGGGCGGGAACAGCAGCCGCTCGGACAGGCCCGCGGCCTCGACCCTGGCGCGCAGCTCCTTTTCGAACGCCACGTGTTTTTCGGTGGCACGGCCCATCACCAGGCCCACGGCCTTGGGGTGGGCTTTCAGCACTTCCAGCATGGCGCCGACAAAAACGTCGGTGCCTTTCTGTGCCCGGATACGGCCATAGCAGCCGATCAGGACGGCATCCTCCGGCAGACCCAGTTCACGCCGCAGCGCAGGTTTGTCCGCGGGCGGACAGAACTCTTCGGTATTGATCCCGTGATGCACCACCTGCACCGGCTTCTCCAGATAGGCGGCACCCTTGGCCGAGGTGGCGATCACCCGGTCCATCTGCGAGATCAGCCACTTGGTGTAACCCGAATGATGCCGCTGGGAGGCGGAAGTGAACAGCAGTTTCAGCCGCTTGCCCAGAAGGTACTTGAGCGCCAGCCCGCCCAGCATCTCGACATTGCGCCGGGCGTGCCAGACCCGGGCGCCGGCCGGGCCGTTGCGGGGCATGAGCACCAGCTGGGGCACGGAGAGATGCGGCATGTCCCCGGGCAGGCCGCTGCCTGCGGTGGCAATCGCAATCTGCTTGCGCTGCAGCGGCACCAGCCGCACGATGGTCGAGGTCACGCCGGACAGGCGGCGCTTGAAATTCGGCGCGATGACTTCGATTGTTTTGGCGTCCACCTGTGCCATCACGGCCTCCCTGCGGGCGGGGGCAGAAGCGCCAGCAGCGCTTCCACCGTTTGGTCCAGCTGATCGGATTGCCGGGAGATGAACTGCCCGGCGGCGTCGCGGGCTGCCTGAAAGCGCTCCGGCTGCTCCAGCCATCCGGCAACCTGTTCCGCCAGCTCTGCCGCCGAGCGCACCTCGGCCGCGGCGCCAAGGGCGGTCAGCTGGGCATAGGTCTCGGCGAAATTGTAATGCCCGGTGCCGGTGATCACCGCAGCGCCGGCCTGCATCGGTTCAAACGGGTTGTGGCCGCCGATGTCATGCAGGGACCCGCCCAGGAACACCAGCGGGCAGAGCGCATACCAGATGCCCACCTCGCCCAGCGTGTCGGCGAGATAGACCTGGGTGCCCGCGCCCGGCAGAACCCCCATGCTGCGGCGGGCCAGGGTCAGCCCGGCCTGTTTGATCAGCGCCTCGACCCTGTCACCGCGTTCCGGATGGCGGGGGGCCAGCAGCAGGCACAGCTCGGGGTGCCGGCGCAGCAGCGCCTTATGCGCCTCCAGCACAGTCTCCTCTTCGCCGTCATGGGTGGAGGACGCGACCCACACCGGGCGGTCGGATACCGCGTTGCGGACCGCGGCCAGCGTCTCAGGGTCCACCGGCAGGGGATCCGACACCGCCTTGAGGTTGCTGCCGGGGCGGATGCGGCCGGGGGCGGCGCCCATTGCCTGCAGGTTCGCAGCCGTTTTCTGGTTCTGGGTCACCAGCAGGCCGAACTGATCCAGGATGTAGCGTGCCGTTTGCGGGCGTTTCTTCCAGCCCTTCACCGAGCGGTCCGACAGCCGCGCATTCAGCAGCACCAGCGGGCAGCCCGTTTTGCGGGCACGCACCAGCATCTGCGGCCACAGCTCGCTTTCCACGAACACCCCCAGATCGGGGCGCCAGTGGGTCAGGAAGCGGTCCACCGCAGCAGCCGTATCCAGCGGCGGGAACTGGTGGCGGCAGCGCGGCGGCATCCGTTTGGCGATCAGCTCGGCCGAGGTCGGGGTGCCGGAGGTGATCAGGAACTCCGCATCCGGCGCCTGTTCTCCCATGCGCCTGATGAGTGTGAGCACCGACAGGCTCTCGCCGACCGAGGCGGCATGGAACCAGATCAGCCGCCCGGCGGGACGCGGCAGGGAGGCATGGCCGCGGCGCTCGCGCACGCGCTCTTCCGGCAGGCCGTAGCCGCGCAGTTTGGCCGCCACCTTGCGCCAGGCGAACGGCGCAATCAGCGCGCTGGCGCCGCAATACAGGGAATAGAGCAGCGTCGGCCGCGCAGGCGTGTCCCCGGACATGGTCAGCCGCCGGTGTGGCTCATGTGGCGGGTCATCTTGCCGCCGACTTCCTGCCGCGAATAGTCGAAGTCATGGCCGCGCGGCTTGTCGCCGATGGCGGCGCGGATCGCCGCCTCCAGCACGCCGGTGCCTTCCTCGTTGGCGCGCAGGGGGCTGCGCAGGTCGGCTTTGCCCTCCTGCCCGAGGCAGGTGTAGATCTCGCCGGTGCAGGTGACCCGCACCCGGTTGCAGCTTTCGCAGAAGTTATGGGACAAGGGGGTAATGAAGCCGATTTTCTGGCCGCTCTCCTCCAGCCGCACATAGCGGGCCGGGCCGCCGCTGCGTTCGGCCAGATCGGTGACGGTGTAGTGGTTTTCGTACTCGGCGCGCACATCCTCCAGCGACCAGTACTGGCCGATCCGCTCCATGTTGCCGATATCCTCGCCCATCGGCATCACCTCGATCCAGGTGAGGTCCATGTCCCGTTCGGCGCACCAGCGGGTGATGGCAGGCAGCTCCTGCTCGTTGAAGCCTTTCAGCGCCACCGTGTTGATCTTGACCCGAAGGCCGGCCTTTTGCGCCGCATCAATGCCTTTCAGCACCTGCGGCAGGCGGCCCCAGCGGGTCACGTCCGCGAACTTCTGCTCGTCCAGCGTGTCGAGCGAAATATTCACCCGGCGCACCCCGGCGGCATAGAGGTCATCGGCGTATTTCATCAGCTGCGAGCCATTGGTGGTCAGCGTCAGCTCTTTCAGCGCACCGGTCTCCAGATGGCGGCTCATCGCGTCGAAGAACGTCATGATGCCGCGGCGCACCAGCGGCTCGCCGCCGGTGATCCTGAGCTTCTCAACGCCCAGCCGGATGAAAGTGGAACAGAGCCGGTCCAGCTCCTCCAGCGTCAGCAGGTCCTTCTTGGGCAGAAAGGTCATGTTTTCCGACATGCAATAGACGCAGCGGAAGTCGCAGCGGTCGGTGACCGAGACACGCAGGTAAGTGATTGCGCGGGCGAAGGGATCGATGAGCGGAGCTGTCATGCTTCCTAGGTAAAGCGGGGCACCGCCCGCGGCAAGGGGGGACGGCATTTGTGTCTGGCAAAGAGTTTCGCCGGAAGCTAGGGTCGCCTCATGCGTATGACAGTCATTTCCCTTGCTTCGATTTCCCTGCTGGCCGCTTGCAACGGCATTCAGCTGAATTCTTCCATTCTTGGCGGCCAGGGCGCCCCCACGGCGGCAGAGCCGCAGGACCCGGTCCTGCAGCCAGCGCCTGGCGTCGATGTGGCAGAGACGGACCCCGCCGCGCCGTCCTTCCGCGGCTCCGCGACCACGGTGGCGTCGCTGGGTGATCCTTCGCTGCCGGGAATGTGGATGGAGACACCGCTGGTGGCGGCCGAGCAGCAGGCGCTGGTCCGCTCCAGCCGCAATACTCAAGTTGTGCTGACGCTGAAACCGATCCCGGGCGCGGAAACAGGCGGAAGCCGCTTGTCGATCGGCGCCATGCGGGCGCTGGGCCTGCCGCTGACCGAGCTGGCCGAAGTGCAGGTGCTGCCCGCAGGCTGAGCGTTTTGCCGGTGACGCGAGAAGCGCCCGCCCTCTTGGGGCGGCGGTGCGGCAGGGCTAGGCGTTTTTCAGGTATTTGGCCGCTTCCTTGCGGGCGAAGGCTTTCATGCCCGGCCCGTGTTCCGCCAGGAAGGCGGCCGTGCGGGCGGCGTCATGCTTGCTGAGATCGCGCAGCCACCAGCCGATGGCCTTTTGAATGAACCAGTCGCGGTCCGGCACGTAAGAGACCGCCCACCCAAGGATGCGTTCGCGGCGTTCCTGATCGGCCGGTTTCAGGTTGTTCATCTTGGCCCAGGGCAGGGTGGCCACCAGGGCGGCGCGGCGGGTCCACATGCGGTCCGACTGCGTCCAGGCCTCCACCGTGTCCAGCCGTGCAGGGTCCGCTTGCAGCCGTTTGGCAATGGCAGAGCAGGCGTGATCGGCAATCGCCCAGCTGTCGAACTCCGGCACCCAGGCCTGCAGCAGCTCCCAGACCAGCGCGTCTTCCTTGATCCGGGCCTGGGTCAGCAGCTTGGCGGCGGCGATGCGGGCCTCGAAGATGTCGGTGTCCCACAGGGCGCGGGCCAAATCCGCGCGCGCAGCCAGGCTCAGGGACTGGCGCCAGGATTTGGTCAGGTCGTTGGTGGCCGGGTTGGGCACCCCCAGCACCTGGCGGGTCTGCTTGTGATAGGCGGCCATCTGCTCTGCCCGGCCGGGGTCGGCCAGGGCCTTGAGCTGGTCCAGATGCGTGTCCAGCATCGCGTTCCCGGTCACGGAAGTCACACCGGCACGCCGGTGGGCTTGCCGTCGATGGTGGATTGGTTCTTTTCCACCCAATATGCGCGGATCTCGTCGTCCGATTTATCGTTGACCCACTTCTGCATGGTGCCGCGCTCGGACTGGTATTCCATGAACGGCACCGCATAGCCGCAGGAGGACTGCACCATATCGACCGCGACATCGAAGATCTGCCGGGCGCTGCGGTGGGCGGGGAACAGGGCGGCCAGATCGTGCCAGCCTTCATCACCGGTGTGCAGCACCCTGGCGGTGCCATAGGTGCGCAGGATCATCGGGCGGGTGGTGAAGGAGCACCACATCAGGGTGATCCGGTTCACCTCCAGCAGGTGGCCCGCTGTCTCATTGCCGCTGCCGGTGAGGTTCATCCAGACAATCCGGTCCGGCCCCAGCACCCGCAGCGAGTCCATCCCTTTGGGCGAGATGTTCACCCGGCCTTCAGGACCTGCGGAACCGGTGAAGAACACGTGCTGTTCTTCAATGAACTTGCGGTGCGCGTCTTCGATCTGCGGGAACTGCTTTGCCATGTCTCACTCCACCGTTACGGATTTCGCCAGGTTGCGCGGCTGATCCACGTCGGTGCCCTTGGCGACCGCGGTGTGATAGGCCAAGAGCTGTGCCGGGATCGCATAGAGGATCGGCGTCAGCGCTTCCTTGATGCGCGGCATCCGGATCGCGCACCAGACGTCGTCGCCGGCTTCGTCGATGCCGTCCTGATCCGAAATCATCAGCACCTTGCCCTTGCGCGCCAGCACCTCCTGCATGTTGGAGACGGATTTGTCGAACAGCGCGTCCTTGGGGGTCAGCACCACCACCGGCATGTTCTTGTCGATCAGGGCGATGGGACCGTGCTTGAGCTCGCCGGAGGCATAGGCCTCGGCGTGGATGTAGCTGATTTCCTTGAGTTTCAGCGCGCCTTCCAGCGCCAGCGGGAACATCAGGCCGCGGCCCAGGAACAGCACGTCGCGGGCCTCGCTGACCTTCTGGGCGGCTTGGCGGATTGCCTCGTTCTGCTCCAGCGCGGCAGACAGCACATTGGGCAGGCCGCGGATGGCGGTGGCATATTCGGCCATTTCCTCTGCGCTGAGATGGCCGCGGTCGCAGGCGGCCTTCAGCGCCAGCGCCAGCAGCACCGTCAGCTGGCAGGTGAATGCCTTGGTCGAAGCGACGCCGATCTCCGGCCCGGCGTAGATCGGCAGCGCCAGATCGCTTTCCCGCGCGATCGAGCTTTCGGAGACGTTGACCACCGACAGGATCTTGTCTGCCTTCTCCTGGCAATAGCGCAGCGCTGCCAGGGTGTCGGCGGTTTCGCCCGACTGCGAGACAAACAGCGCCAGCGTCTTGCCGGGGATCGGCGGCTCGCGGTAGCGGAATTCCGAGGCGATATCGACCTCGACCGGCAGCCGGGCGATCTGCTCGAACCAGTATTTCGCAGTCACACAGGCGTAATAGGCGGTGCCGCAGGCCACCATGGTCAGCCGCTCCACCTGAGAGAAATCCACCTCGCCGGGCAGGCGCACCGCGTCTTCCTCGACCGGCAGGTAATGGCGGATCGCCTCGGCGATCACATGCGGCTGCTCGGCGATTTCCTTGGCCATGAAATGCTTGTGCCCGGCCTTGTCGACCTGGGCGGAGTCGATCTGGATGGTCTTGGTTTCGCGGTTCACCAGTTCGCCTTTTGCACCGCGGATCTCGGCGCCTGCCCGGGTGACGATGGCGCGGTCGCCCTCTTCCAGATAGGTGATCCGGTCGGTCAGCGGCGCCAGGGCGATGGCATCGGAGCCCACGAACATCTCGCCATCACCATGGCCGATGGCCAGCGGCGAGCCTTTGCGGGCGGCGATGATCAGGTCTTCCTCGCCGTCGAACAGGAACGCCAGCGCAAAGGCGCCCTCCAGCTGGTCCAATGTCCTGAAGGCGGCAGCGGCAGGGGAGAGGCCCTCCTGCAGATAGCGCTCGGTCATCAGGGCGACGGTTTCGGTGTCGGTTTCGGTGCGGAATTCCAGACCGCAGTTCAACAGCTCGTCGCGCAGGTCCTTGTAGTTTTCGATGATGCCGTTGTGCACCACAGCAACGGCCCCGGCGCGGTGCGGGTGCGCATTGCCGACCGAGGGCGCGCCGTGGGTGGCCCAGCGGGTGTGGCCGATGCCGGACTTGCCGGCCAGCGGCTCATGCACCAGCAGGTCGGAAAGGTTCACCAGCTTGCCCACCGCGCGGCGGCGGCGCAGCTCGCCATTGTTCACAGTGGCAATGCCTGCGCTGTCATAGCCGCGGTATTCCAGCCGCTTCAGCGCCTCGACCAGGATCGGGGCCGCCTCATGATTTCCCAGAACGCCGACAATTCCGCACATCACTTGGCTCCCTTCTGCAGCCGGGCCTTTTTCGCGCGCAGCATGTCCATCAGCTTGCGCGCATGGCCCCGTTTGTTGGTCTGTTCGGCGCGGCCGATGGCCAGATCGCCGTCTTCGACATTCCTGGTCACCACCGCGCCGGTCGCCGTCATCGCCTCGTTGCCGACCCGCACCGGGGCCACCAGCATGGTGTTGGACCCGATAAAGGCGCGGGCGCCGATCTCGGTGCGGTGCTTCATCACGCCGTCATAGTTGCAGGTAATCGTGCCTGCGCCAATATTCGTGGCTTCGCCGACGGAGGCATCTCCGATATAGCTCAGGTGGTTCACCTTGGCGCCTTCGGCAATTTCGGCGTTCTTGATCTCGACAAAGTTGCCGACATGGGTGTTCTCCGCCAGCTCCGCGCCGGGGCGCAGCCGGGCATAGGGGCCGACCTTGGCGCCGCGGCTGACATGGCAGCCCTCCAGATGCGAGAACGCCCGGATCAGCGCACCGCTTTCCACCGTGACGCCGGGGCCGAACACCACGTTGGGCTCAATCACCGTGTCGCGGCCGATATGCGTGTCAAAGGCGAGGTAGACGGTTTCCGGCGCCATCAGGGTCACGCCCAGGTCCATCAGCTCCGCGCGGGCGCGGTCCTGGAACAGCGCATCCGCCTGCGCCAGTTCGGCGCGGGAGTTGACGCCCAGCGTTTCGGCTTCGGCGCAGGAGACTGCGGTCACTTTCAGATCCCCGCGCCGGGCCAGCTCCACCAGGTCTGTCAGGTAATACTCGCCGGATGCATTCTCGTTGCCCACCTTGGCGATCAGGTCAAAGATCACGCCGGCCTTGCAGGCCATCAGCCCGGAATTGCACAGAGTGATGGCGCGCTCGGCCTCGCTTGCGTCCTTGAACTCGACAATCCGCTCCAGGCTGTCGCCCTCCGTCACCAGACGGCCATAGCGGCCCGGGTCGGCGGCCTCGAACCCCAGGATCACCAGATCGGCGCGCTGGCGGGCCTCGACCATACGCTCCAGGGTGTCGGCGCTGACAAAGGGGGTGTCGCCGTAGAGCACCACCACATCTCCCTCGAAGCCTTCCAGCGCGGCGCGGGCCTGGTCGACCGCGTGCGCGGTGCCCAGCTGCTCTTCCTGCAGGACAACCTCGGCCTCTTCGTCGATCTCTGACACTGCGGCGCGCACTGCCTCTGCCCCGTGGCCTGCCACGATGATGGTGCGCTCCGGCGCCAGCGCCCGGCCTGCGGCCATGGCGTGCTCCAGCATCGGTGCCTGGGCGATCGGGTGCAGGACTTTGGGGAGGTCGGAGTTCATCCGGGTGCCTTTTCCGGCCGCCAGGATGACAAGGGCAATGCTCATAATCGCTTTTCTCTTTGTCTTTTTATCGCTTCCGTTTTATCCGCTGAGGGGCGGGGCGCAAGAGACAGCGCCATCAAACAAGGTTGCGGGCTGCAACATCGGGCGGCGGAAATGCGCCGAAAGGACGGATCATGCGGACAGTCATCTTCGATCTTGACGGCACCCTGGCCGACACTTCGGGCGATCTGCTGGCGGCCGCCAATGCCTGTTTCAGGCAGATGGGGCTGGGCGATGTGCTGACCCATCCGCAGGATGCCGGCATTGCCCTGCGCGGCGGGCGGATGATGCTGTCCCATGGCCTGCAGCGGACGAACCAGTTCAAGGAAGCCACCGTCGATGAATTCTATCCGGTGCTGCTGGCCGCCTACCGCGATGCCATCGACCATCACACGGTGCTCTATCCCGGCGCAATGGAGGCGGTGGATGCCCTGAAATCCGCAGGCTTCGGCGTCGGCATCTGCACCAACAAGCCGGAGGGGCTGGCGGATCAGCTGATGCGGAGCCTTGGCGCGCGCGACGCCTTCGCCTCGCTGGTCGGGGCGGACACGCTGCCGGTGCGCAAACCGGACCCGGAACCGCTGTTCGAGGCCGCCCGCCGTGCAGGCGGCGACCCGGCGCGCACCCTCTTGGTCGGGGACAGCGACACCGACCGAAATACCTCTGCGAATGCAGGCGTGCCGTCGGTGCTGGTGACATTTGGCCCGTCGGGGGACGACATGGCGGCCCTTAAGCCTGAGGCGCTGCTGCACCGGTTCGAGGACCTGCTGGAGGTCGCGGACCGGTTGATTGCGTGATCTCGCAACTTAGTTTCGGGATTTTCAGCCGCGCTGCTTCCCTCTTGACCGCTCGCGGGCAGCGGCTCACAAACGCGGCATGAGCGAGATATTTTCCGGGTCCTTCACCCAGCAAGAAGCCATTCCTGAAGATGCCATCGAGGCCGCACTGGCGGTGCTCCGCAGCGGGCGGCTGCACCGCTACAACGTGGCGGAGGGCGAAGCAGGCGAGACCGCGCTGCTGGAGCAGGAGTTCGCGGCCCAGATGGGCGCGAAATACTGCCTGGCGGTGGCCTCGGGCGGTTATGCGCTGGCCACGTCCTTGCGTGCGGTGGGGGTCAAGCCCGGCGACAAGGTTCTGACCAACGCCTTCACTCTCGCGCCGGTGCCGGGCTCGATTGCTTCGGTGGGTGCCGTGCCGGTGTTCGTGGAGGTGGCAGAGAACCTGACCATCGACCTTGATGATCTAGCGGCCAAGGCGGATCAGGCCAAGGTGCTGATGCTGTCGCACATGCGCGGGCATCTCTGCGACATGGACCGGCTGATGGAAATCTGCAACGCGGCCGGCATCACCGTGATCGAGGATTGCGCGCACACGATGGGCGCGTCCTGGAATGGCGTGCTGTCGGGCCGCCATGGTGCGGTCGGCTGCTACTCCTGCCAGACTTACAAGCATGTGAATTCCGGCGAGGGCGGGCTGCTGGTCACCGATAACGAGGACATCGCCGCCCGCGCCATCATGCTGTCCGGCTCCTACATGCTGTATGGCCGCCATCTGGCCGCGCCGGGGCCGGAGGTGTTCGAGCGGGTGAAATACGAGACCCCCAACATCTCGGGCCGCATGGACAACCTGCGCGCCGCCATCCTGCGGCCGCAGCTGCGCGATCTGGGTACCCAAGTGGAGCGCTGGAACGACCGCTACCGCGAGATTGAAACCGGCCTGCGCGGCACCCCTGGCCTGACGGTGGTGGAACGGCCCGCTCAGGAGGTTTATGTCGGCTCCTCGATCCAGTTCCTGCTGCTGGACTGGAGCGAGGCGGCGGTGCAGGAGGCGGTCCGCCGCTGTGCCGCCCGGGGCGTCGAGCTGAAATGGTTCGGCACGCCTGAACCTGTGGCCTTCACCTCGCGTTATGACAGCTGGCGCTATGCGGATACCCCACGGCTGCCGCAAAGCGACCGCATCCTGGCCGGCATCATCGACATGCGGGTGCCGCTGACCTTCAGCCTCGAGGATTGCGCCCAGATCGCCCGCATCATCCGGGCCGAGGTCTCGGCAGTCTATCAGTCGGGCTGATACAGCGGCACGGTCGAGATCGACACCTTGGCCGACCCGTCCGTCAGCTCGGCTGCATGGGCGACATAGACCAGAGTCTGGTTTGCCTCGTCGAAGATGCGTTTCACCCGCAGCGATTTGAGGATGATGGACCGGGATTCCCGGAACACGTCCTCGCCGTCGCGGTCGCGGTCGATATCACCCAGCGTGATCGGCCCGGTCTGGCGGCAGGCCAGCGAGGCGTTTGACGGGTCTTCAAACCAGTTGCCCTTGGACAGGCGGTCGAACAATCCCCGCTCGAAATAGGCGATGTGGCAGGTCACGCCGGGCACCTTCGGGTCGGTAATGGCCTCGATCACGATATCGTTTCCGACCCAATCCACTCCGATCTGCCCGATTTCCTCGGCGGCGGCGGGCAGGCTCAGCAGGCAGGCTGCGGCGGCCAGGGCGGTTTTCAGGCGTTTCATGCTGTTCTCCTCGTGTTGCGGACCACGCAATGTCCGCTCCTGTCATGCCAAGCTTACGCGCAAAACAGTGAAAGGATCCGTGGAACCAACCCGGTGCCGCGGCGTTACTGCTACTCAACGGCGCAAGGAAGCGCCCGCAAACTGAAACGACATTGAGGAGAACATCATGTTTACGCCGAAGCTCGCTATGACGGCATCTGCTCTGGCGCTGGTTGCCGCGCCGGTTTTCGCCGGTGCGCAAGTGCAGGCCGTGACCGATCTGAACCTGCGCACCGGCCCCGGGCCGCAGCACGAGATCGTTGGCGTGATCTCCGCCGACGGCGCAGTCGATCTGCAGGGCTGCCTGGAGCAGTCCAACTGGTGCAAGGTCAGCTATGAAGGCGCCGAAGGCTGGGCGTACGGTGAATACCTCACCGGCACCATCACCGACAAATACGTTCCGGTGGTTGCCAAGGAGAGCCCGGTTGCCGTCGAAACCGTGACCTATGAAAGGACCGGTGAAAACGATGCAGCGCTGGGCGCCGTGGGCGGTGCCATCACTGGCGGCCTGATCGCCGGCCCGGCGGGCGTGATCGCCGGTGCGGTTGCGGGCGCTGCCGCGGGTGAAGCGGCGGTTCCGGATGAGCAGGTGGTGACCTATGTGCGCACCCATGCCACCGAGCCGGTCTATGTGCAGGGCGAAGTGGTGACCGGTGTCATCGTTCCGCAGGAAGTCCAGCTCGCCGAGATTCCGGAATCGGAATACCGCTATGCCTATATCAACGGCGTGCCGGTGCTGGTTGAAGCCGAGAACCGGACCGTGATCCACGTCGTCCGCTGAACCGGTTGAATGTTTTCTGAACTGCGGGCGGTCCCATCGGGGCCGCCCGTTTGCGTTTGCGCGGGATAGCAGCGTCACGCGGCCAACGCGATTGACGCGAATCATGCGGCCGGCTATTGAATTGAACAACTGTTCATATAATGGCCGTGCCCCCGGGAGGATATGCGGATGTTCAATGCAAGCATGAGCTTTGATCTGGGTGAGGATGTGAATGCCCTGCGTGATTTGGTTCACCGCTGGGCGCAGGACCGCGTCAAGCCGATGGCGCAGGAGATCGACCAGACCAACGAATTCCCTGCCGCCCTGTGGCAGGAGATGGGCGAGCTGGGCCTTTTGGGCATCACCGTGCCGGAGGAATTCGGCGGCGCCGGTATGTCTTATCTGGCCCATACCGTCGCGGTAGAGGAAATCGCCCGCGCCAGCGCCTCGGTTTCGCTGTCTTACGGCGCGCACTCCAACCTGTGCGTCAATCAGATCAAGCTGAACGGCAATGCCGAACAAAAGCAGAAGTACCTGCCGCGGCTGATCTCCGGCGAGCATGTCGGCGCACTGGCGATGTCCGAGGCGGGCGCGGGCTCCGACGTGGTGTCGATGAGCCTGCGCGCGGAAAAGCGCAACGACCACTACCGCCTGAACGGCAACAAGTACTGGATCACCAACGGCCCCGATGCCGACACGCTGGTGGTCTATGCCAAGACCGATCCGGAGGCGGGCTCCAAGGGCATCACCGCCTTCCTGATCGAAAAGGAGATGAAGGGCTTCTCCACCTCCAGGCATTTCGACAAGCTGGGGATGCGCGGCTCCAACACCGCGGAGCTGGTGTTTGAAGACGTCGAGGTGCCGTTCGAGAATGTACTGGGCGAAGAGGGCAAGGGCGTGCGCGTGCTGATGTCCGGTCTGGATTACGAGCGCGTGGTGCTGGCGGGCATCGGCCTCGGCATCATGGCCTCCTGCATGGATGAAATGATGCCCTACATGGCGGAGCGCAAGCAGTTCGGCCAGCCGATCGGGAATTTCCAGCTGATGCAGGCCAAGATCGCCGACATGTACACCGCGATGAACTCGGCCCGCGCCTATGTTTATGAGGTGGCCAAAGCCTGCGACAAGGGCACGGTGACCCGTCAGGACGCCGCGGCCTGCTGCCTTTATGCCTCCGAGGTGGCAATGACCCAGGCGCATCAGGCGGTGCAGGCCTTCGGCGGCGCTGGCTACCTGTCCGACAACCCGGTCGGCCGCATCTTCCGGGATGCCAAGCTGATGGAGATCGGTGCGGGCACCTCTGAGATCCGCCGGATGCTGATCGGCCGTGAGCTGATGAGCACCATGTGATCCGCGGGGCTGGAAGCATTGCACGGCGCCGGGGCAGTTTCTTCCGCGTGCCGTGCAGGGAGTGGAAGTATGATGGCTGAACCGCAAGATATTCCGGGCCTGCTCCCTGACGGCAGCTGGGATCTGCCCGCACAGCTGAACATGGCCCGCCAGTGCCTGTCCCATCCGCCGGAACAGACCGCGCTGATCGACATGACCGGCCCGGAGCGGCGCAGCATCACCTATGGCGAACTGGCCGCGATGGCGGACGGATTGGCCCGTTATCTGCTGGGCCGTATCCAGCCGGGCGGCCGGGTCGGCGTGCTGCTCAGCCAGTCGCCCTGGTGCGCGGCGGCGCATCTGGCCATCTGGAAGGCGGGCGGCATTTCGGTGCCCCTGTTCAAACTGTTCAAACGCGATGCGCTTGCCTCCCGTGCCGGGGATGCAGGCGTCCGTTTCGTCTTCACCGATGCCGAGGGCGCGGACCTGCTGGGGGACCTGGCCGAAGTGGTGATGGTTGAGGACGCCGGAATCGACGGCCC harbors:
- the glmS gene encoding glutamine--fructose-6-phosphate transaminase (isomerizing), whose translation is MCGIVGVLGNHEAAPILVEALKRLEYRGYDSAGIATVNNGELRRRRAVGKLVNLSDLLVHEPLAGKSGIGHTRWATHGAPSVGNAHPHRAGAVAVVHNGIIENYKDLRDELLNCGLEFRTETDTETVALMTERYLQEGLSPAAAAFRTLDQLEGAFALAFLFDGEEDLIIAARKGSPLAIGHGDGEMFVGSDAIALAPLTDRITYLEEGDRAIVTRAGAEIRGAKGELVNRETKTIQIDSAQVDKAGHKHFMAKEIAEQPHVIAEAIRHYLPVEEDAVRLPGEVDFSQVERLTMVACGTAYYACVTAKYWFEQIARLPVEVDIASEFRYREPPIPGKTLALFVSQSGETADTLAALRYCQEKADKILSVVNVSESSIARESDLALPIYAGPEIGVASTKAFTCQLTVLLALALKAACDRGHLSAEEMAEYATAIRGLPNVLSAALEQNEAIRQAAQKVSEARDVLFLGRGLMFPLALEGALKLKEISYIHAEAYASGELKHGPIALIDKNMPVVVLTPKDALFDKSVSNMQEVLARKGKVLMISDQDGIDEAGDDVWCAIRMPRIKEALTPILYAIPAQLLAYHTAVAKGTDVDQPRNLAKSVTVE
- a CDS encoding DNA alkylation repair protein, with the protein product MLDTHLDQLKALADPGRAEQMAAYHKQTRQVLGVPNPATNDLTKSWRQSLSLAARADLARALWDTDIFEARIAAAKLLTQARIKEDALVWELLQAWVPEFDSWAIADHACSAIAKRLQADPARLDTVEAWTQSDRMWTRRAALVATLPWAKMNNLKPADQERRERILGWAVSYVPDRDWFIQKAIGWWLRDLSKHDAARTAAFLAEHGPGMKAFARKEAAKYLKNA
- a CDS encoding glycosyltransferase family 4 protein produces the protein MAQVDAKTIEVIAPNFKRRLSGVTSTIVRLVPLQRKQIAIATAGSGLPGDMPHLSVPQLVLMPRNGPAGARVWHARRNVEMLGGLALKYLLGKRLKLLFTSASQRHHSGYTKWLISQMDRVIATSAKGAAYLEKPVQVVHHGINTEEFCPPADKPALRRELGLPEDAVLIGCYGRIRAQKGTDVFVGAMLEVLKAHPKAVGLVMGRATEKHVAFEKELRARVEAAGLSERLLFPPEVPVWEVSRWYQALDLYVAPQRWEGFGLTPLEAMSCGVPAVATCVGAFEELIAPGETGLLIDPGETEQMVAAINDVLSTEGRLAEWSKAARKHAMTNFALEKEAETLVTIYRELLEH
- a CDS encoding pyridoxamine 5'-phosphate oxidase family protein, which produces MAKQFPQIEDAHRKFIEEQHVFFTGSAGPEGRVNISPKGMDSLRVLGPDRIVWMNLTGSGNETAGHLLEVNRITLMWCSFTTRPMILRTYGTARVLHTGDEGWHDLAALFPAHRSARQIFDVAVDMVQSSCGYAVPFMEYQSERGTMQKWVNDKSDDEIRAYWVEKNQSTIDGKPTGVPV
- a CDS encoding 3-deoxy-D-manno-octulosonic acid transferase; translation: MSGDTPARPTLLYSLYCGASALIAPFAWRKVAAKLRGYGLPEERVRERRGHASLPRPAGRLIWFHAASVGESLSVLTLIRRMGEQAPDAEFLITSGTPTSAELIAKRMPPRCRHQFPPLDTAAAVDRFLTHWRPDLGVFVESELWPQMLVRARKTGCPLVLLNARLSDRSVKGWKKRPQTARYILDQFGLLVTQNQKTAANLQAMGAAPGRIRPGSNLKAVSDPLPVDPETLAAVRNAVSDRPVWVASSTHDGEEETVLEAHKALLRRHPELCLLLAPRHPERGDRVEALIKQAGLTLARRSMGVLPGAGTQVYLADTLGEVGIWYALCPLVFLGGSLHDIGGHNPFEPMQAGAAVITGTGHYNFAETYAQLTALGAAAEVRSAAELAEQVAGWLEQPERFQAARDAAGQFISRQSDQLDQTVEALLALLPPPAGRP
- the moaA gene encoding GTP 3',8-cyclase MoaA, producing the protein MTAPLIDPFARAITYLRVSVTDRCDFRCVYCMSENMTFLPKKDLLTLEELDRLCSTFIRLGVEKLRITGGEPLVRRGIMTFFDAMSRHLETGALKELTLTTNGSQLMKYADDLYAAGVRRVNISLDTLDEQKFADVTRWGRLPQVLKGIDAAQKAGLRVKINTVALKGFNEQELPAITRWCAERDMDLTWIEVMPMGEDIGNMERIGQYWSLEDVRAEYENHYTVTDLAERSGGPARYVRLEESGQKIGFITPLSHNFCESCNRVRVTCTGEIYTCLGQEGKADLRSPLRANEEGTGVLEAAIRAAIGDKPRGHDFDYSRQEVGGKMTRHMSHTGG